A single region of the Rattus rattus isolate New Zealand chromosome 8, Rrattus_CSIRO_v1, whole genome shotgun sequence genome encodes:
- the LOC116907781 gene encoding olfactory receptor 8B12-like has protein sequence MTVKNSSVTEFILAGLTDQPGLRMPLFFLFLGFYMVTVVGNLGLISLIGLKSHLHTPMYFFIFNLSVIDFCYSSTIIPKMLMSFISKKNIISYSGCMTQLFFFCFFVFSESFILSAMAYDRYVAICNPLMYTVTMSPQVSLLLLLAVYMMGFSGGIAHTGNIMNLTFCADNLVNHFMCDILPLLELSCSNTFTNELVVFIVVAFGIGVPIVSIFISYALILSSILRMHSTEGRSKAFSTCSSHLIVVCLFFGSGAFMYLKPSSILPLDQGKVSSLFYTIVVPMLNPLIYSLRNKDVKVALRKSLGKIIL, from the coding sequence ATGACTGTCAAGAATTCCTCTGTGACAGAGTTCATCCTCGCAGGTCTGACAGACCAGCCAGGACTCCGCATGcccctgttctttctctttctaggtTTCTACATGGTGACTGTGGTGgggaacctgggtttgatctccctGATAGGGCTGAAGTCTCATCTGCATACCCCTATGTACTTCTTTATCTTCAATCTTTCTGTAATAGATTTCTGTTATTCCTCCACCATCATCCCCAAAATGCTCATGAGTTTTATCTCAAAGAAGAACATCATCTCATACTCAGGGTGCATGACacagttgtttttcttctgtttctttgttttctctgagtccttcatTCTGTCAGCCATGGCATATGACCGTTATGTTGCCATCTGTAACCCCCTGATGTACACAGTCACCATGTCTCCCCAGGTATCTTTACTCCTTTTACTGGCAGTCTATATGATGGGTTTCTCTGGAGGCATAGCCCATACAGGAAACATAATGAATCTGACCTTCTGTGCTGACAACCTTGTCAATCACTTCATGTGTGACATCCTTCCCCTTCTCGAGCTCTCCTGCAGCAACACCTTCACAAATGAGCTGGTAGTCTTCATTGTTGTGGCCTTTGGTATCGGTGTGCCCATTGTCTCCATCTTCATTTCGTATGCCCTCATCCTCTCTAGCATTCTTCGCATGCATTCCACAGAGGGCAGATCCAAGGCCTTCAGCACCTGCAGCTCCCACTTGATTgtggtttgtcttttctttggttctGGGGCTTTCATGTATCTCAAGCCATCTTCCATTTTGCCCCTTGACCAAGGAAaagtttcttctttgttctatACAATTGTGGTGCCCATGTTGAACCCTTTGATCTATAGTCTGAGAAATAAGGATGTCAAAGTTGCTCTGAGGAAAAGCTTGGGTAAGATAATACTTTAA